The following are encoded together in the Drosophila biarmipes strain raj3 chromosome 3L, RU_DBia_V1.1, whole genome shotgun sequence genome:
- the LOC108035009 gene encoding proteasome subunit beta type-1 has product MSRLGFEQFPDYQVPGMKHADFSPYESNGGSIVAIAGEDFAVIAADTRLSSGYNIHSRTQSKLFKLSPQTVLGSTGCWADTLSLTGSMKVRMQSYEHTHLRTMTTEAVAQMLSIAMYNRRFFPYYVSNILAGIDNDGHGVVYSYDPIGHCEKATYRAGGTAGTLLQPVLDNQIGHKNMNLAAGEAPKLDKERAVSVASDTFISAAERDIYTGDSVLINIITKDGIEVRQLTLRQD; this is encoded by the exons ATGAGCAGACTAGGCTTTGAGCAGTTCCCGGACTACCAGGTGCCCGGCATGAAGCACGCGGACTTCTCGCCCTACGAGTCCAACGGCGG CTCCATTGTGGCCATTGCCGGAGAGGACTTTGCGGTGATTGCGGCGGACACCCGCCTGAGCAGCGGCTACAACATCCACTCCCGCACCCAGAGCAAGCTCTTCAAGCTGTCGCCGCAGACGGTGCTGGGCTCCACGGGCTGCTGGGCGGACACCCTGTCGCTGACCGGATCGATGAAGGTCCGCATGCAGAGCTACGAGCACACCCATCTGCGTACCATGACCACCGAGGCTGTGGCCCAGATGCTGTCCATTGCCATGTACAATCGCCGCTTCTTCCCCTACTATGTGTCCAACATTCTGGCCGGTATCGACAACGACGGGCACGGCGTCGTCTACTCGTACGATCCCATCGGTCACTGTGAGAAGGCCACGTACCGCGCCGGCGGCACTGCCGGAACCTTGCTGCAGCCCGTGCTGGATAACCAGATCGGGCACAAGAACATGAACTTGGCCGCCGGCGAGGCGCCTAAGTTGGACAAGGAGCGGGCCGTGAGCGTCGCCTCCGACACCTTCATTTCGGCCGCAGAGCGCGACATTTACACCGGTGACTCTGTGCTGATCAACATCATCACCAAGGACGGCATCGAAGTGCGACAGCTGACACTGCGCCAGGACTAG
- the LOC108035008 gene encoding ADP-ribose pyrophosphatase, mitochondrial encodes MTSSEFPLLALLCLLLTLENSLISGQMMSSLVKPGIFRHLMCRNNMYPRSSVLRYPVSDEQVFWSEPFPDYCPPVYTSPHIGGQVWADPPLPSDTFRPQWNQLDGQVNRESFHGAYKLQNGLPLNPIGRTGLSGRGSLGRWGPNHAADPIVTRWKRNDQGAVVANPTSGKNILQMVAIQRSDNKLWAIPGGMVDPGENVSVTLKREFTEEALNFTDKANMVEQFFHEGGVQVYQGYVDDFRNTDNAWMETTALNFHDEDGSKVGQLELMAGDDATNVRWTDVDSDLKLHANHADIVREVVIRRNAHW; translated from the exons ATGACGAGTTCCGAATTCCCGCTGCTTGCGCTGCTTTGTTTGCTACTGACCCTGGAAAACTCCCTGATCTCCGGCCAGATGATGTCCTCGCTGGTGAAGCCGGGCATCTTCCGGCACCTGATGTGTCGCAACAACATGTACCCGCGCAGCTCTGTCCTCCGATACCCGGTGTCCGACGAGCAGGTCTTCTGGTCCGAGCCGTTTCCGGATTACTGCCCGCCGGTGTATACCTCGCCACACATTGGCGGCCAGGTGTGGGCCGATCCTCCGCTGCCCAGCGACACGTTCCGGCCGCAGTGGAACCAGCTGGATGGCCAGGTCAACCGCGAGTCCTTCCATGGCGCGTACAAGCTGCAGAATGGACTGCCGCTCAATCCCATCGGACGCACTGGTCTGAGTGGACGTGGTTCTCTGGGCCGATGGGGTCCCAATCATGCCGCTGACCCCATAGTCACACGCTGGAAGCGAAACGACCAGGGAGCCGTTGTGGCCAACCCAACCAGCGGAAA AAATATCCTACAGATGGTGGCCATACAGCGGTCTGACAACAAGCTGTGGGCCATTCCCGGCGGCATGGTCGATCCCGGTGAGAATGTCAGCGTCACCCTCAAGCGGGAGTTCACCGAGGAGGCGCTGAACTTCACGGACAAGGCCAATATGGTGGAGCAGTTCTTCCACGAGGGTGGCGTACAAGTGTACCAGGGATATGTGGACGACTTCCGCAACACGGATAACGCTTGGATGGAGACCACGGCGCTCAACTTCCACGATGAGGACGGCAGCAAAGTGGGTCAATTGGAGCTAATGGCTGGCGACGACGCCACCAATGTGCGCTGGACGGACGTCGACTCGGATCTCAAGCTGCACGCCAATCATGCCGACATTGTCCGAGAGGTGGTCATCCGCAGGAATGCGCACTGGTAG